From the genome of Portunus trituberculatus isolate SZX2019 chromosome 5, ASM1759143v1, whole genome shotgun sequence:
TGAAGGGTGTCTAGGGACGGTAAGTGATGGGAAATATTCTTTAAAGGCTCATCTTGCTATACCTTGGGTCTAAATAGCGTTTAATGGGCGTTAAATAGAGTAAATATATAACCGGGTGAATGTTATGCAAGGGTCGTGTTACAGGGTGAAATGTTGTTGTCTTGTTTCCCTCAGTCAGAATGTTGATTGGTGTTGCTTGTCGttgtgatgaagggaagaatagtggaaatgatgttattgccaccaccacaccaccaccaccactactactactacaggttactaccactacaccaccaccacccaataaACCAAtatctcaccactaccaccatcaccacacacaatcTTCCCTCACAGCatgaccaccactacaccacactaacctaacttaacctaaccaccaacaacaccaccacaccacaccactaataAATATTCACttcacagcatcaccaccaccaccaccaccaccaccaccacacctcaccacaccacaccgctaATAAATATCCACttcacagcatcaccaccaccactgccacaccatcaccacactacgAATAAATATCCACTTCAcagcatcactaccaccaccaacacaccataCCCTACCATCACTAATAAATATCCACTTTTcagcttcatcaccaccactggaccgaaagtcaccaccaccaccaccactgcagcctTTACAATGTGGCCGCTGATGGTGGCTTTGAGAACTTACGCACCCTACATCACCCTGCCCTTTGCTGCGGTGGTTGGCTTtgtagggtgagagagagagagagagagagagagagttaactttACCATCATCATTCTTTCATAATCTTTCTAATGCTTTAAAAAATGtttgaaagaagataaaggagagaatagaaagtttggtataattttttttgtgccagagagagagagagagagagagagagagagagagagagagaaaaacattaaaaaagataaatagaagaaaatgagaaaaaaagagagatagaaggaatagaggaaataaagagagagaaaaaagaaagagaaagaatgaagggaaagagagagagagagagagagagagagagagagagagagagagagagagagagagagagagagagagagagagagagagagagagagagagagagagaactaggccAACACTTCCATAACACcagaaatagacaaacaaaccacccacaaaacacacacacacacacacacacacacacacacacacacacacacacacacacacacacacacacacacacacacacactaacacactaacaTCCTCCACCCTTCCAGATACAACGTGGAAAAATACTTCCGCACACCACCTGCAAGCCGACCGTCAGTGGAGGACCAGCGGACAGACCgactactgaaggagttagtgGAAGGCGAGAAGGTGGAGCAAGCAACACTGAAGGAGAAAGCATTTGTTCCCAAGACGATATTTGAAAAGAACGTCTCTCCGGGTTTGCTGGAAGACGATGGGAAGGGAGCAAGGTGATGGGGTGAAAGAATAGTGTGATGGGTGAAGGAATAAGATGATGGGAAGGGAACAAGGTGATGATAGGAAAGTAACAAGGTAATATGAAGGTAACCAGATGATGGGAAGGATGTAGAGTGATGGGAAGGGTGTAGAATGATGggtaagggaagaggggagagacagGTGGCTGTGGATGTATACAGGGTGATGTAGAGTGATGTTTGACTGTAAACATGTATAATTCACActtattagaaagaaaaagaaggtgaaCAACTGATATTTAAATGATTATAGACAAATTAAGAGTGACGTTTGTGATGTAGTGATGTTTAACTATATAAACTTGTAATTCACACTTATTAGAAAGGACGGGAAGGCGAACAACTAATATTTAAATGATAAtagagaaattaagagtgatgtTTGTTATGTAGAGTGATGTTTGATTGTAAAAATTAGAAGTTATATTTAAATGATtacaaaagaaataggaaaggacaagaaggagaaaagtaatatTTAAATgatcataaaagaaataagagtgaCGTTTGTAATGTAGAGTGATGTTAGACTGTAAGAACTTGTCATTCACACTTAAtgggaagaaagacaggaaggaaaacaggtgAAGAGTgatcagatcttgaggaaagccgtgagctgtccttgtggTAAATATGCTGATCAACAGAAATTTACTCGCATCAAATCAATGACATCACCAGTAAGCTACGATATGTCATGAACCCTGGAGCCATTTCAGAGTAGACACATTATGATTTTaagtgtaaaggaaggaaaaattattgaGAGCCTTgatggaaagacagagaaaacaaCTATTATTCATATCaccaataagctacaatatgttatgAACCCAGGAGCCATTTCAGAGTAGACACATTGTAATTTTAAgtgtaaaggaaggagaaatgattGAAAGCCATgataaagacagaaaacaagcaTTATTCACAAAATCAATTACATCACTAAACTACAATATGTTATGAACCCAGGAGCCACCTTAGAGTAGAAAGATAATAGTTATTTTaagtgtaaaggaaggaaaaatgattgaGAGCCTTgatggaaagacagaaaacaagtattattcacaaaATCAGTTACATCACTAAACTACAATATGTTATGAACCCAGGAGCCACCTTAGAGTAGACACACTATAATTATTTTgagtgtaaaggaaggaaaaattaaaagccttgataagaaagacagagaaagaaatatatcacatttttccttcctttacatcaAAAACAAGTGATGGCAAgtcttgatgaaaaaaagagagagttacTATTTTTGAGTGTAAAGGTGTGGATGAGGGTGAGTGTAAGACAATGTGGTGACTATAGTGGTGACTCAGTGTGGTGCTGTGGTCATGTACATAAAGTTGTGATGTCCCTGTGTGCAAATATtcaaaggagagagtgagagtttaTTGTAAGAATTTgtacaatgaggaggaggaggaggaggaagtagatcaataataatatgattcttttaattatttctttcattttactactaccactaccattaccataaccactactgctactactactactactactactacctctactataaacaaacactttttcttcctacgactttacctcttttaaccacttcagtagcatgacgtgtttccatattcattctggtgactatttggtgatttatacagcttcagaaactcatgtggggggcattaaaatagtgaagactggccattaatcttctgacctccatagacccttcctaatgtcaataatatagTGTTATTGtagctaaactgtcttaaaatgcctctaaacataccaaattgtcttgaaatgcccctaaaaaacatgccaaactcttaaaa
Proteins encoded in this window:
- the LOC123513577 gene encoding small integral membrane protein 12-A-like, producing MKGRIVEMMLLPPPHHHHHYYYYSFITTTGPKVTTTTTTAAFTMWPLMVALRTYAPYITLPFAAVVGFVGYNVEKYFRTPPASRPSVEDQRTDRLLKELVEGEKVEQATLKEKAFVPKTIFEKNVSPGLLEDDGKGAR